One Lachnospiraceae bacterium C1.1 genomic region harbors:
- a CDS encoding S8 family serine peptidase, with protein MRYQSYYNFKRAAAVIMTAALLCANSNPSLLHAEEIGTENEKEPEFTANELLTPMGKKDGIEVQSTALDEQTVFIVKLEGESRSSNSDIIADSVYEHDEIYNKISNAVTEEVMESSDFVIQAVSDSVERVADYYNLFNGMAISAPASSKEAILSVDGVSSVYQEKTFILNAEEISSGSEEDLGFYTCSDTDDGIDGSGQVIAVFDSALRTDHEAFATEPEDPKFSEEYIEDAKDKLGEGNDGLYISSKIPFVYDYADKDNDVEPSGDTAFFDRGTHIASTAAGNCENFKGSAPGAQIVFCKIVPDWNRVAAETDIFSALDDCLELGVDQINMSFTSALPSFGAELSSALWSDIFDKLSDKGIIVNAAAGRSAYEADQIPSSMPDSGNISGPASFERCLAVAGVYQADGESRSENSMDEESSWGPTPELSLKPDIAAPLGIVSASDDSESDYSAMDGIFDSSALVAGYCAQIREYIEKNDNDYFTGISDEEKRKRIIELLMSTAEPQTDSDTGLFISPRLQGAGLANVSAALSSKVYATVENAANEEFVKAELGDNSERNGKFKFTITLHNMSDTDKTYTPSTSVLSEEVEDDCFKGKDFDLKDDNYASVSYTGDAYEDGEIFVEANDEASFTVTVNIKNDFEDWIDENAVNGAYVEGYCILEDSDDDEAVNLTVPYLGFYGDWGKIEPVFDERIDSENEPILKAETYINANTGYPLGINPLLPVCDEDFDDSELTPDLDKMVISNSYADCAPTIFLPQTTTLRNAASMVYEYRNANNELSEYYSEDYLEKSGESELTGFCYTEDNMISKPVFDGYCSNEDDGLITLKKKLLTAGPSSERYEETVDFYYDTTKPEMGELSYSGKDESCAVSFTATDNYAIAGISLGDPDTGELFYSQLSEEGGTEESFNIKIADATEKWVELNESYDLPLSVVLTVWDYGLNYKSAKLNFASVYQTTNSKYGLSTEQITGFDSLYVNVYSYVPYFGNRKVINAADLGLSLQYGDISLDPSEIKLITEYSSNYDGVTSCLSVYLKGVKPLKTRSASEKSAIRKAMKELVKELKDISIAEIIVYPRMIQATDKISKVKEAKEENSVYYIVNQKGDNIKSVKAVVITHKPGGGTKRTVLKLKEDVDYFSSKNKIYFEGYQVQGTVKIN; from the coding sequence ATGAGATATCAATCTTATTATAATTTTAAAAGAGCAGCTGCTGTCATTATGACGGCAGCTTTGTTATGCGCAAATTCAAATCCGTCGCTTTTACATGCTGAGGAAATTGGTACAGAAAATGAGAAAGAGCCTGAGTTTACTGCAAATGAGCTTCTTACTCCTATGGGTAAAAAGGATGGAATTGAGGTACAATCCACTGCTCTTGATGAACAGACGGTCTTTATAGTCAAGCTTGAAGGCGAGAGCAGAAGTTCTAACTCTGATATTATAGCTGATTCTGTATATGAACATGATGAAATATATAATAAAATCAGCAACGCAGTAACAGAGGAGGTCATGGAAAGCAGTGATTTTGTTATACAGGCTGTTTCAGATTCTGTTGAAAGAGTGGCTGATTATTATAATCTTTTTAACGGAATGGCAATATCTGCACCTGCTTCCTCAAAAGAGGCGATTTTAAGCGTAGATGGAGTATCTTCTGTCTATCAGGAAAAGACTTTTATATTAAATGCTGAGGAGATCTCGTCAGGTTCTGAAGAAGATCTCGGGTTTTACACATGCTCTGATACAGATGACGGGATTGACGGAAGCGGTCAGGTTATAGCCGTTTTTGATTCAGCACTTAGAACAGATCATGAAGCTTTTGCAACAGAGCCTGAAGATCCTAAATTTTCCGAAGAATATATTGAGGATGCTAAAGATAAGCTAGGAGAAGGAAATGATGGTTTGTATATCAGCTCGAAGATTCCTTTTGTTTATGATTATGCTGATAAGGATAATGATGTAGAACCCTCCGGAGATACAGCATTCTTTGACAGGGGAACACATATTGCAAGTACTGCTGCAGGAAACTGCGAGAACTTCAAGGGTTCCGCACCCGGAGCTCAGATAGTTTTCTGCAAGATAGTTCCCGATTGGAACAGAGTTGCTGCTGAAACTGATATTTTTTCTGCGCTTGATGATTGTCTTGAATTAGGCGTAGATCAGATAAATATGTCATTTACTTCGGCATTGCCTTCTTTTGGAGCGGAGCTGAGTTCTGCGCTTTGGTCAGATATTTTTGATAAGCTTTCTGATAAAGGGATAATCGTTAATGCTGCAGCAGGAAGGTCTGCGTATGAAGCTGATCAGATACCGAGCAGTATGCCGGATAGCGGTAATATCTCGGGACCTGCTTCATTTGAACGTTGTCTGGCGGTTGCAGGTGTTTATCAGGCTGATGGAGAGAGCAGAAGTGAAAATTCCATGGATGAAGAATCTTCATGGGGACCAACTCCCGAACTGTCGCTAAAACCTGATATTGCAGCTCCTTTGGGTATTGTTTCGGCATCAGATGACAGTGAATCTGACTATTCAGCAATGGATGGAATATTTGACTCATCAGCATTGGTCGCAGGTTATTGTGCACAGATCAGAGAGTATATCGAAAAGAATGATAACGACTATTTTACAGGTATTTCTGATGAGGAAAAAAGAAAGAGGATCATAGAACTTTTAATGTCAACGGCTGAACCACAGACTGATAGTGATACAGGTTTATTTATATCACCAAGGCTGCAGGGAGCAGGTCTTGCCAATGTTTCTGCGGCTTTATCATCAAAGGTATACGCAACGGTGGAAAATGCCGCAAATGAAGAATTTGTAAAGGCAGAATTAGGAGATAATTCAGAGCGCAATGGAAAATTCAAATTTACAATAACGCTTCACAATATGTCAGATACTGATAAGACATATACGCCTTCAACATCGGTTTTATCAGAGGAAGTAGAAGATGACTGTTTTAAGGGTAAAGATTTTGACTTAAAAGATGATAATTATGCATCGGTATCCTATACAGGTGATGCCTATGAGGATGGTGAAATCTTCGTAGAAGCAAATGATGAAGCATCTTTTACAGTAACCGTAAATATAAAAAATGATTTTGAGGACTGGATCGATGAAAATGCTGTAAATGGTGCCTATGTGGAAGGATATTGTATTTTAGAAGATTCGGACGATGATGAGGCGGTCAATCTTACAGTTCCTTATCTTGGTTTTTATGGGGACTGGGGAAAAATAGAACCGGTATTTGATGAACGCATCGACTCTGAAAACGAGCCGATATTAAAGGCTGAGACCTATATTAATGCAAATACAGGTTATCCCTTGGGAATAAATCCTTTGCTGCCGGTTTGTGACGAGGATTTTGATGATAGTGAACTGACACCTGATCTTGATAAAATGGTCATTTCAAATTCTTATGCAGACTGTGCACCGACGATTTTTTTACCACAGACTACAACACTCAGAAATGCTGCTTCTATGGTTTATGAATATAGAAATGCAAATAATGAGTTATCTGAGTATTATTCTGAGGATTATCTGGAAAAAAGCGGAGAGTCAGAACTTACAGGCTTTTGTTACACAGAGGATAACATGATCTCCAAACCTGTTTTTGATGGTTATTGCAGTAATGAAGATGATGGATTAATAACATTAAAGAAAAAACTGCTTACGGCAGGTCCGTCTTCCGAAAGATATGAAGAAACAGTAGATTTTTATTATGATACTACAAAGCCTGAGATGGGAGAACTAAGCTACAGTGGTAAAGATGAAAGCTGTGCTGTTTCTTTTACAGCAACGGATAATTATGCTATAGCCGGCATAAGCTTAGGTGATCCGGATACAGGAGAACTTTTTTACAGCCAGTTATCAGAAGAGGGAGGAACGGAAGAGAGTTTTAATATTAAAATAGCTGATGCAACTGAAAAATGGGTTGAATTAAATGAAAGCTACGATCTTCCTCTTTCTGTGGTTCTGACAGTATGGGACTATGGTCTGAATTATAAATCTGCCAAACTGAATTTTGCATCTGTTTATCAGACAACAAATTCAAAGTATGGATTATCTACTGAGCAGATCACCGGTTTTGATAGCCTCTATGTTAATGTTTATTCATATGTTCCTTATTTCGGAAACCGTAAAGTGATAAATGCCGCAGATCTGGGATTAAGTCTTCAATATGGGGATATCAGTCTGGATCCGTCGGAAATAAAGCTTATAACAGAGTACAGCAGTAATTATGATGGGGTAACGTCCTGTTTAAGCGTATATCTAAAAGGAGTAAAACCGTTAAAAACCCGTTCAGCATCAGAAAAATCTGCGATAAGGAAGGCTATGAAGGAGCTTGTAAAGGAACTTAAGGATATTTCGATCGCGGAGATCATAGTTTATCCAAGAATGATACAGGCTACGGATAAAATATCAAAGGTTAAAGAGGCAAAAGAAGAGAACTCGGTTTATTATATCGTTAATCAGAAAGGCGATAATATTAAAAGCGTGAAGGCTGTAGTGATAACCCATAAACCGGGCGGAGGAACAAAGAGAACAGTTCTTAAGCTTAAAGAAGATGTTGATTATTTCTCCTCAAAAAATAAAATATATTTCGAGGGTTATCAGGTGCAGGGTACAGTAAAGATCAATTAA
- a CDS encoding PRD domain-containing protein, producing MYRVVKVLNHNAVIAVDDSTIEYLIMGKGIGFGKKISENLEPSDSDTVYSLKTAGERGSASDLVRQTDPDCLEIADFILNNANRKFGKVDRDILFPLADHIQYALERMRKNEELKNSLNDDIKIIYAEEYSVAQSCLGLVKDKTGLNLTEDELGYIALHIHSAIQNENVSQAMLAAQLVRACADMISKKTGKEVEADSLDYNRLVNHIRYMVIRVQTGEKLKLNMNDYMSIKYPETFAMAEDVCKQMSKSLNLPFDSAETGYLAMHMERIGSQEI from the coding sequence ATGTATAGAGTAGTCAAAGTGCTAAACCATAATGCTGTTATTGCAGTGGATGACAGTACAATTGAATACCTTATAATGGGTAAGGGTATAGGATTTGGAAAAAAGATTTCGGAAAATCTTGAACCCTCGGATTCTGATACTGTTTATTCGCTTAAGACAGCCGGAGAGAGGGGAAGCGCTTCGGATCTTGTCAGACAGACTGACCCCGACTGCCTTGAAATTGCTGATTTTATTCTCAATAATGCAAATAGAAAATTCGGAAAAGTGGACAGGGATATTCTTTTTCCTCTTGCAGATCATATACAATATGCGCTGGAACGTATGAGAAAGAATGAAGAGTTGAAAAATTCTCTTAATGATGACATCAAGATCATTTACGCTGAAGAATATTCGGTAGCTCAGAGCTGCCTGGGTCTTGTAAAAGATAAGACAGGCTTAAATCTTACTGAAGATGAGCTTGGTTATATCGCACTTCATATCCATTCAGCGATACAGAATGAGAACGTTTCGCAGGCTATGCTTGCAGCTCAGCTTGTAAGAGCCTGTGCAGATATGATAAGTAAAAAGACAGGAAAAGAAGTAGAAGCTGATTCACTTGACTATAACAGGCTTGTTAATCATATCAGATATATGGTCATTCGGGTACAGACAGGAGAAAAACTAAAGCTTAATATGAATGATTATATGAGTATAAAATATCCGGAAACTTTTGCGATGGCTGAGGATGTATGTAAGCAAATGTCAAAAAGTCTGAACTTACCTTTCGATAGTGCAGAAACAGGTTATCTGGCAATGCATATGGAGAGGATAGGATCTCAGGAAATCTGA
- a CDS encoding glucose PTS transporter subunit IIA, whose amino-acid sequence MKDKIFGVLQRVGRSFMLPIAILPVAGLLLGLGSSFTNDTTIATYHLEAIFGQGTFMRALMLVFNDVSNVLFGNLPLIFAVGVAIGMAKKEKEVSALAAMIAYFVMNSAISAMLSISGKVNADGSLAEGVLSGTVTSVCGITSLQMGVFGGIIVGLGVAALHNKFYKIELPSAISFFGGSRFVPIISTLVYTFVGILMFYVWPYVQNGIYALGGLVTGSGYAGTLVFGLIKRALIPFGLHHVFYMPFWQTAVGGTEEVAGQIIEGGQNIFFAQLANSGSIAHFSADATRYFSGEFIFMIFGLPGAALAMYRCARPEKKKQAGGLLLSAALASMFTGITEPIEFSFLFVAPILFVVQVILAGSAYMIAHILNIAVGLTFSGGLIDLVLFGVLQGNEKTSWMMIIPVGVIYFFLYYFIFSFLIKKLDLKTPGREDDDVETKLFTKADYKAKKAGEAAGNDPLSETITNGLGGKANISDVDCCATRLRITVKKPELVSDAILKGTGASGVIHKGEGVQVIYGPHVTVIKSNLEDYLETAPNTEYHAEETASAAADDKKADSKPEGKLVKTVKISSPITGLAADLSETPDDAFAGGLMGPGACVTPEDPFVRAPENGEVAYVFDTKHAVGFVTDTGVNMLIHIGVDTVKLNGEGFEALVENGQKVKKGDPLLKLDIDYLKKNAPSIVSPVLCTDLEDNVKVRLLKTGNVKSGDELLAVDFYE is encoded by the coding sequence ATGAAGGACAAGATTTTTGGTGTACTTCAAAGAGTAGGACGAAGCTTCATGCTTCCGATCGCTATTCTCCCCGTAGCAGGTCTGCTTCTGGGACTCGGCAGCTCATTCACAAATGACACAACAATTGCAACTTATCATCTGGAGGCAATCTTCGGACAGGGAACATTTATGCGTGCACTCATGCTCGTATTCAATGATGTAAGTAATGTTCTCTTCGGAAATCTGCCGCTTATCTTCGCAGTAGGTGTTGCCATTGGTATGGCAAAGAAGGAAAAGGAAGTTTCAGCACTTGCTGCCATGATCGCATATTTTGTTATGAATTCCGCTATCAGCGCTATGCTTTCTATCAGCGGAAAAGTCAATGCAGACGGAAGCCTTGCAGAAGGCGTTCTTTCCGGTACAGTTACAAGCGTATGCGGAATCACTTCCCTTCAGATGGGTGTTTTCGGAGGTATCATCGTAGGACTTGGTGTTGCAGCACTTCACAATAAGTTCTATAAGATTGAGCTTCCTTCAGCTATTTCATTCTTTGGCGGTTCAAGATTCGTTCCGATCATTTCAACACTTGTTTATACATTTGTTGGAATCCTTATGTTCTACGTATGGCCTTATGTTCAGAATGGAATCTACGCACTTGGCGGACTTGTTACAGGCAGTGGATACGCAGGAACACTTGTATTCGGTCTTATCAAGAGAGCACTTATTCCTTTCGGTCTTCACCATGTATTCTATATGCCTTTCTGGCAGACAGCAGTTGGTGGTACAGAGGAAGTTGCAGGACAGATCATCGAAGGTGGTCAGAATATCTTCTTTGCGCAGCTTGCTAATTCAGGCAGCATCGCTCACTTCAGCGCAGATGCTACAAGATATTTCTCCGGTGAGTTCATTTTCATGATCTTCGGTCTTCCGGGTGCAGCTCTTGCAATGTATCGTTGTGCAAGACCTGAGAAGAAAAAGCAGGCAGGCGGACTTCTTCTTTCAGCAGCACTTGCTTCAATGTTCACAGGTATCACAGAGCCTATAGAGTTTTCATTCCTCTTTGTTGCTCCTATACTTTTTGTAGTTCAGGTTATACTTGCAGGTTCAGCATACATGATCGCGCATATTCTTAATATTGCGGTTGGTCTTACATTCTCAGGCGGACTTATCGACCTCGTTCTTTTCGGTGTTCTTCAGGGTAATGAAAAGACAAGCTGGATGATGATCATCCCTGTCGGTGTTATTTATTTCTTCCTTTACTACTTTATCTTCAGCTTCCTTATTAAGAAGCTTGATCTCAAGACACCGGGACGTGAAGATGACGATGTAGAGACAAAGCTTTTCACAAAGGCTGATTATAAGGCTAAAAAAGCAGGAGAAGCAGCAGGAAATGATCCTTTAAGTGAGACTATTACAAATGGTCTTGGTGGTAAGGCAAATATTTCTGATGTAGACTGCTGTGCAACAAGACTCAGAATTACGGTCAAAAAGCCGGAACTTGTATCTGATGCTATCCTTAAGGGAACCGGTGCATCAGGTGTTATTCACAAGGGTGAAGGTGTTCAGGTTATTTACGGACCTCATGTTACAGTTATTAAGTCAAATCTTGAGGATTATCTCGAGACAGCTCCTAACACAGAGTATCACGCTGAAGAAACTGCTTCAGCAGCTGCAGATGATAAAAAAGCAGACAGCAAGCCGGAAGGCAAACTTGTAAAGACAGTTAAGATTTCAAGCCCTATAACAGGTCTTGCAGCAGATCTCAGCGAAACACCTGATGATGCTTTTGCAGGCGGTCTCATGGGCCCCGGAGCATGTGTAACACCCGAAGATCCTTTCGTAAGAGCTCCGGAAAACGGTGAAGTTGCATATGTTTTTGATACAAAGCATGCAGTTGGATTTGTTACAGATACCGGTGTTAATATGCTCATCCATATCGGCGTCGATACTGTAAAGCTTAACGGAGAAGGTTTTGAAGCGCTTGTAGAGAATGGACAGAAAGTTAAGAAGGGCGATCCGTTACTTAAGCTTGATATTGATTATCTCAAAAAGAATGCTCCTTCAATTGTTTCACCTGTTCTTTGCACAGACCTTGAAGATAACGTAAAAGTAAGACTCCTTAAGACAGGTAATGTAAAGTCCGGAGATGAACTTCTTGCAGTTGATTTTTATGAATAA